In one window of Shewanella goraebulensis DNA:
- the pabC gene encoding aminodeoxychorismate lyase, with translation MVSVFVNGQSENTVQALDRGLAYGDGAFATMRVAQGQILFLNEHLDRLQQACHRLGFNIQDTTSLINRLSLHAQTLTHGCIKLLLSRGVGGRGYTAPESPEVCEVISLHELPAIYAQWQTNGIALALSPVALAKQPLLAGMKHLNRLEQVLIKQQALPQGVDDWLVLDTDDHVIESSMANVFIVKGNQVITPTMSHSGVSGVMREQIIDALLKNNIEVLAQTVTLSDLQSADHVFISNSLLGMVNINHINLGTINANLSSKHHYKPWGMTHNLLTQLKLLY, from the coding sequence ATGGTTTCGGTATTTGTGAATGGACAATCTGAAAATACGGTTCAAGCGCTTGATAGAGGGCTTGCCTATGGCGATGGTGCGTTTGCGACTATGCGCGTTGCTCAAGGTCAGATTCTATTTTTGAATGAGCATTTAGATAGATTGCAGCAAGCTTGTCATCGTTTAGGTTTTAATATTCAAGATACAACCTCATTAATTAATCGACTAAGTCTCCATGCTCAAACACTCACACATGGCTGCATTAAACTACTATTAAGCCGAGGTGTTGGCGGTCGAGGTTATACAGCTCCTGAATCACCAGAAGTTTGTGAAGTCATTTCATTACATGAATTACCTGCAATATATGCCCAGTGGCAAACCAATGGTATTGCTTTAGCGCTTTCTCCAGTGGCATTAGCTAAGCAGCCATTATTAGCGGGAATGAAGCACCTCAACCGTCTTGAGCAGGTCTTGATAAAGCAACAAGCGCTTCCGCAAGGGGTCGATGATTGGCTAGTGTTAGACACTGATGACCATGTTATAGAATCCTCCATGGCCAATGTCTTCATAGTCAAAGGTAATCAAGTTATCACTCCTACCATGTCGCATAGTGGCGTTTCAGGTGTTATGCGTGAACAAATAATTGATGCGTTATTAAAGAACAATATTGAAGTATTGGCGCAAACAGTGACCTTAAGTGACTTACAAAGTGCAGACCATGTATTTATCAGTAATAGTTTATTAGGTATGGTGAATATCAATCACATAAATTTAGGCACGATTAATGCCAATTTAAGCTCTAAGCATCACTATAAACCTTGGGGAATGACCCATAACTTATTAACTCAGCTTAAACTTTTATACTAA
- the udk gene encoding uridine kinase, whose amino-acid sequence MNSQQCVIIGIAGASASGKSLIAQTIFEELKRDLGTDQIGVINEDAYYRDQSHMTMEDRVKTNYDHPKALDHQLLAEHLKQLKKGEQVNIPCYSYKEHTRMSKTLDMQPKKVIILEGILLLTDPKLRELMDASVFMDTPLDICFLRRLTRDVAERGRTMESVIAQYKATVRPMFLQFIEPSKQHADIIVPRGGKNRIATDILKARIQHLLAR is encoded by the coding sequence ATGAATTCTCAGCAATGTGTCATTATTGGTATCGCAGGTGCTTCAGCATCAGGCAAAAGTTTAATTGCCCAAACGATTTTTGAAGAACTAAAGCGCGACCTGGGCACCGATCAAATCGGTGTGATTAATGAAGACGCTTATTACCGTGACCAAAGTCATATGACAATGGAAGACCGTGTTAAAACGAATTATGATCATCCTAAAGCACTGGATCATCAACTATTAGCTGAACACCTTAAGCAATTAAAGAAGGGTGAGCAGGTAAATATTCCTTGTTATAGCTACAAAGAGCATACTCGCATGAGTAAAACTCTGGATATGCAGCCTAAAAAGGTCATTATCTTAGAAGGTATTTTACTGTTAACTGATCCTAAATTACGTGAACTTATGGATGCGAGTGTATTCATGGATACACCGCTGGATATTTGTTTCTTACGTCGTTTGACTCGTGATGTAGCTGAGCGCGGGCGTACTATGGAATCAGTGATTGCTCAGTATAAAGCTACTGTTCGTCCAATGTTCTTACAGTTCATTGAACCGTCAAAGCAGCACGCTGATATTATTGTCCCTCGCGGTGGTAAAAACCGTATTGCAACAGATATCCTTAAAGCAAGGATCCAACATCTGTTAGCAAGATAA
- the apbC gene encoding iron-sulfur cluster carrier protein ApbC, protein MSTSHTDYQLSDDLLGPVLSILDAYQDPYLAEGLVSAGCVNKLAIEGKRLLLGLVYPYPCMTQYRDTVMDVTKKLAVLDAIDEVECEIDFQPRVFSAIASVEPIPNIKQVIAVASGKGGVGKSTTAVNLALALKAEGAEVGILDADIYGPSIPMMLGLQGFKPTSPDGKMMTAASAHGISAQSIGFMLGDGEAAVWRGPMAAGALNQLLTETQWPELDYLVIDLPPGTGDIQLTLSQKFPVSGTVVVTTPQDIALEDAKKGITMFQKVDIPVLGIIENMSFHLCPECGHKEHPFGTHGGSKIAERYEVPLLGALPLNINIRESMDEGNPAVASKPDSEVAAIYREIARKVGAQLAKQQNKNTVSISISDDE, encoded by the coding sequence TTGTCTACTTCGCATACAGATTATCAATTAAGTGATGACCTTCTTGGTCCAGTATTGAGTATTTTAGATGCATATCAAGATCCATATTTAGCCGAAGGGTTAGTGTCTGCAGGTTGTGTTAATAAGCTTGCGATAGAAGGCAAACGACTGCTTCTTGGCTTGGTATATCCTTACCCTTGTATGACGCAATATCGCGATACGGTTATGGATGTGACAAAAAAGCTCGCCGTGTTAGACGCCATCGACGAAGTCGAATGCGAAATTGATTTCCAGCCTCGCGTATTTTCAGCCATTGCTTCAGTAGAACCTATTCCAAATATCAAGCAAGTGATTGCTGTGGCTTCTGGTAAAGGTGGTGTCGGTAAATCTACAACAGCTGTCAACCTTGCGTTGGCATTAAAAGCAGAAGGTGCTGAAGTCGGTATTTTAGATGCTGATATTTATGGACCATCAATCCCAATGATGTTGGGGCTTCAAGGTTTTAAACCTACATCACCAGATGGCAAAATGATGACTGCAGCTTCTGCACATGGCATTTCAGCTCAATCAATTGGCTTTATGCTAGGCGATGGTGAAGCCGCTGTTTGGCGCGGTCCAATGGCAGCAGGTGCATTGAACCAGTTATTAACTGAAACTCAGTGGCCAGAATTAGATTATTTAGTGATTGATTTGCCACCAGGAACTGGTGACATACAATTAACACTGTCACAAAAGTTTCCAGTCAGTGGCACGGTTGTTGTTACAACGCCACAAGATATCGCACTTGAAGATGCTAAAAAAGGCATCACCATGTTCCAAAAAGTGGATATTCCAGTTTTAGGTATCATCGAAAACATGAGTTTTCATTTATGTCCTGAATGTGGTCATAAAGAACATCCTTTTGGTACCCATGGCGGCAGTAAGATTGCAGAACGTTATGAAGTGCCATTATTGGGCGCATTGCCGCTTAATATTAATATTCGTGAGTCAATGGATGAAGGTAACCCTGCGGTTGCCAGTAAGCCAGATTCAGAAGTTGCTGCTATTTATCGTGAAATTGCCCGTAAAGTGGGTGCTCAACTTGCCAAGCAGCAAAACAAAAACACAGTTTCAATCAGTATTTCAGACGACGAGTAA
- the metG gene encoding methionine--tRNA ligase translates to MTNSQRKILVTSALPYANGPIHLGHMLEYIQTDIWSRYQKLRGHECHYICADDAHGTPIMLKAQQMGITPEEMIAQVQKEHEQDFADFNIQFDNFHSTHSDENRELASDIYLKLRDGGYIKTKTISQLYDPEKEMFLPDRFVKGTCPKCKSEDQYGDNCDNCGATYSTTDLINPYSVVSGATPVMKDSEHFFFDLPAFETMLGEWLSSGSLQPEIANKLREWFDQGLQQWDISRDAPYFGFEIPDQPGKFFYVWLDAPIGYMGSFKNLCDKRDDLDFDEFWKKDSTTELYHFIGKDIVNFHGLFWPAMLDGAGVRKPTSVFAHGYVTVNGAKMSKSKGTFIKARTYLDNLDPEYLRYYYAAKLNSRVDDLDLNLEDFAQRVNSDLVGKLVNLASRTAGFISKRFEGKLAKINDSTLIDTFLAKQDTIAELYETREFGKAMREIMALADLANAYVADAAPWQLIKDEAKQVEAHQVCSNALNLFRILVTYLKPVLPQLALKVESFLQLTLTWDNLSQDLAGHEIAKFKALMQRIEMKSIEAIIEASTENLQVAEIAAPKVEEVQTELEKEPLAPEITFDDFAKIDLRIALIAKAEHIEKANKLLRLELDLGGKTKQVFAGIKSAYAPEDLIGKHTVMVANLAPRKMKFGESEGMVLAAGPGGKDIWILEPHAGAKPGMRVM, encoded by the coding sequence ATGACAAATTCACAACGTAAAATCCTGGTGACAAGTGCCCTCCCATATGCCAATGGTCCTATCCATTTAGGTCATATGCTTGAGTATATTCAAACTGATATTTGGTCTCGTTACCAAAAGCTTCGTGGACATGAATGTCACTATATTTGTGCTGATGATGCCCATGGCACACCAATCATGCTCAAAGCTCAACAAATGGGTATAACCCCAGAAGAAATGATTGCTCAAGTACAAAAAGAACATGAACAAGATTTCGCGGATTTTAATATTCAATTTGATAACTTTCATAGTACTCACAGTGATGAAAACCGTGAACTAGCCAGTGATATCTATTTAAAATTACGCGATGGCGGTTACATTAAGACCAAAACTATCTCGCAATTATATGATCCTGAAAAAGAAATGTTTTTACCGGATCGTTTCGTTAAAGGCACCTGCCCTAAATGTAAAAGCGAAGATCAATACGGTGATAACTGTGACAACTGCGGTGCAACTTACAGCACAACAGATTTAATCAATCCTTACTCTGTTGTATCAGGTGCAACCCCAGTCATGAAAGACAGTGAACACTTCTTTTTTGACTTACCTGCATTTGAAACAATGCTAGGTGAGTGGTTATCTTCAGGCTCACTGCAACCTGAAATTGCTAACAAATTAAGAGAATGGTTCGATCAAGGTTTACAACAGTGGGATATCTCACGTGATGCACCTTATTTCGGTTTCGAAATCCCTGACCAACCAGGTAAATTTTTCTATGTATGGTTAGACGCACCTATCGGTTACATGGGCTCGTTTAAAAACTTATGTGATAAACGTGACGACCTTGATTTCGATGAATTTTGGAAAAAAGATTCTACAACAGAGCTTTATCACTTTATTGGTAAAGACATTGTTAACTTCCACGGCTTATTCTGGCCAGCCATGCTAGACGGTGCAGGAGTACGTAAACCTACAAGCGTATTCGCTCATGGTTACGTCACAGTCAATGGCGCCAAAATGTCTAAATCAAAAGGCACGTTCATCAAAGCACGTACTTATTTAGATAACCTAGATCCTGAATACTTGCGTTATTACTATGCCGCTAAGTTAAACAGTCGTGTTGATGACTTAGATTTAAATCTTGAAGACTTTGCACAGCGCGTTAACTCAGATTTAGTTGGTAAATTAGTTAACCTTGCATCACGTACCGCCGGCTTCATTAGCAAACGTTTTGAGGGTAAATTAGCTAAAATTAACGACAGCACGTTAATTGACACTTTCTTAGCGAAACAAGACACCATTGCAGAACTATACGAAACACGTGAGTTCGGTAAAGCCATGCGTGAAATTATGGCTCTAGCTGATTTGGCTAATGCCTATGTCGCAGATGCTGCGCCTTGGCAATTAATTAAAGATGAAGCTAAGCAAGTAGAAGCTCATCAAGTATGCAGTAATGCGCTTAACTTGTTCCGCATTCTAGTAACTTACCTTAAACCTGTGCTACCTCAACTTGCACTGAAAGTTGAAAGCTTCCTACAATTGACTCTCACTTGGGACAATTTAAGCCAAGATTTAGCGGGGCATGAGATTGCGAAGTTCAAAGCATTAATGCAGCGCATTGAGATGAAAAGCATTGAAGCAATTATCGAAGCATCAACTGAAAACCTGCAAGTAGCTGAAATAGCCGCTCCTAAAGTTGAAGAAGTGCAAACAGAGCTTGAAAAAGAGCCTTTGGCACCTGAAATCACTTTTGATGATTTTGCTAAAATTGATTTACGCATAGCATTAATTGCTAAAGCTGAACATATCGAAAAAGCCAACAAGCTGCTTCGTTTAGAGCTAGATTTAGGCGGAAAAACCAAACAAGTATTTGCCGGCATTAAATCTGCTTATGCGCCTGAAGACTTAATTGGCAAGCACACCGTTATGGTCGCTAACCTTGCACCGCGTAAAATGAAGTTTGGTGAGTCAGAAGGAATGGTATTAGCCGCTGGCCCTGGTGGTAAAGATATCTGGATTTTAGAACCACATGCTGGCGCAAAGCCTGGAATGCGAGTCATGTAA
- a CDS encoding monovalent cation:proton antiporter-2 (CPA2) family protein produces MTEYFLQAFIYLSAAVIAVPIAQRMGLGSVLGYLIAGVVIGPIVGLVGSETNTIQHFAEFGVVMMLFLVGLELEPKMLWSMRHRLIGMGGLQVGLSAGIVMAIALMFEMQWTVALTIGLIFSLSSTAIVLQTLNEKGLTKTTAGKNAFGVLLFQDIAVIPMLALIPLLALPELVEAAQASVAVAAEHHEELSLVADLHGGLYALVLVLSIGLVVFGGHYLSRPVFRFIADSGVREISTAAALLLVIGIATLMSLVGVSPALGTFLAGVVLANSEFKHELETHIGPFKGLLLGLFFITVGAGIDFEILWDYLSVILGMTAAVMIVKALVLLLLSFVFRIKGSDRWLYTLSLAQAGEFGFVLLSFSQQNHVISAEVAQPLSIVVALSMFLTPGLFIFYEKVILPKYQQTSNDREQDEVDDQGTVIIAGIGRFGQIVNRLLLSNGVKTVVLDHQATQVDNLRKINTKAYYGDATRPDLLETAGVATASVFVVAIDNPQSSVELVKHLKHKYPKLKVISRAFDRGHGHLLRQAGADYVESETFRSALKVGAESMKAMGFSEELVGKQKHTYMRVESEAAEVLYNEWLGRSDGEKFGGDFINLFIEYEERLRQAIEADTEAYKSQRFAQETPCDPDKDECGQTHDNEITHSESKLMS; encoded by the coding sequence ATGACAGAGTATTTTCTTCAAGCATTTATTTATCTTTCCGCAGCGGTTATCGCAGTTCCAATAGCCCAGAGAATGGGTTTAGGTTCAGTGCTTGGGTATTTGATTGCTGGCGTTGTTATTGGTCCTATTGTAGGGCTTGTGGGCAGCGAAACTAATACTATTCAGCATTTTGCCGAATTTGGTGTTGTGATGATGTTGTTTCTCGTTGGTTTAGAGCTTGAGCCTAAAATGCTCTGGTCAATGAGACATCGTTTAATTGGGATGGGCGGCTTGCAGGTTGGGCTTTCGGCAGGGATAGTGATGGCTATTGCATTGATGTTTGAAATGCAGTGGACTGTGGCCCTAACTATTGGCTTAATCTTTTCATTATCCTCTACTGCGATTGTGCTGCAAACCTTGAATGAGAAGGGGCTTACCAAAACAACAGCGGGCAAAAATGCTTTTGGCGTATTACTGTTTCAAGATATCGCCGTGATCCCCATGTTGGCATTAATACCGCTGTTAGCACTGCCAGAATTAGTGGAGGCAGCACAAGCGTCTGTTGCCGTTGCTGCAGAGCATCATGAAGAGCTGTCCTTGGTTGCTGATTTACATGGCGGTTTATACGCTTTGGTGTTAGTCCTATCGATAGGACTTGTAGTGTTTGGTGGCCATTATTTAAGTCGGCCTGTGTTTAGGTTTATTGCAGATTCAGGTGTCCGAGAAATATCTACTGCCGCAGCATTACTACTGGTTATTGGTATTGCGACATTAATGAGTTTAGTCGGTGTTTCTCCAGCATTAGGTACTTTTTTAGCTGGCGTAGTGCTAGCAAATAGCGAATTTAAGCATGAGTTAGAAACCCACATTGGTCCATTCAAAGGTTTATTGTTGGGGCTATTCTTTATCACTGTAGGTGCTGGGATTGATTTTGAAATCCTGTGGGATTACCTAAGTGTGATTTTAGGAATGACAGCTGCAGTAATGATAGTTAAAGCATTGGTTTTATTGCTATTAAGCTTTGTATTTAGGATTAAAGGCAGTGATAGATGGCTATACACCTTAAGTTTGGCTCAGGCTGGCGAGTTTGGGTTTGTATTATTGAGTTTTAGCCAACAAAATCATGTCATTTCTGCCGAAGTTGCTCAGCCGCTCTCGATAGTGGTGGCATTATCGATGTTCTTGACCCCAGGTTTATTCATTTTTTATGAGAAAGTCATATTGCCTAAATACCAGCAAACTTCAAATGATCGTGAGCAAGATGAAGTGGACGATCAGGGGACTGTTATCATCGCGGGTATTGGCCGTTTTGGGCAGATTGTTAATCGGCTTTTGTTGTCCAATGGCGTTAAAACGGTGGTACTTGATCACCAAGCAACTCAAGTTGATAACCTACGCAAAATTAATACGAAAGCTTATTATGGTGATGCGACACGTCCGGATTTATTGGAAACAGCTGGTGTTGCAACTGCATCTGTATTTGTTGTGGCGATAGACAACCCTCAAAGTAGTGTTGAGCTAGTTAAACATCTCAAACACAAATACCCTAAGTTAAAAGTCATTAGTCGCGCGTTCGACCGTGGGCACGGACATTTACTCCGCCAAGCTGGGGCTGACTATGTAGAGTCTGAAACTTTCCGCTCAGCCCTTAAGGTTGGCGCTGAATCAATGAAAGCCATGGGTTTCTCAGAGGAACTTGTTGGAAAGCAAAAGCACACTTATATGCGAGTTGAAAGTGAAGCTGCTGAAGTACTTTATAATGAGTGGCTGGGCCGCTCTGATGGCGAAAAGTTTGGCGGTGATTTCATTAATTTATTTATTGAATATGAAGAGCGCTTAAGACAAGCGATTGAAGCAGATACTGAAGCTTATAAAAGCCAACGCTTCGCTCAAGAAACCCCATGTGATCCTGACAAAGATGAGTGTGGTCAAACTCATGATAACGAAATCACTCACTCAGAGAGTAAGTTGATGTCTTAA
- a CDS encoding Nif3-like dinuclear metal center hexameric protein yields the protein MSLTSVSRQQLSKYLNDFLNVNQFKDYAPNGLQVQGTEQIKTIVTGVTACQALIEQAAALNADAILVHHGFFWKSEPEVITGMKYNRIKALMTHDINLFGYHLPLDAHLTLGNNAELANKLGLNDVEVCADIPQSLLWQGKLPKPLTADQMCALLSDKLNKEPLHIGDKQKLISSLAWCTGGAQDYIDHAALLGVDAFISGEVSERTYHCAMEQNIHYFAAGHHATEQFGIQALGEHLAQEFGVKHHFIDIVNPV from the coding sequence ATGTCATTAACGTCTGTATCTCGCCAACAATTATCCAAATATCTAAATGATTTTCTTAATGTAAACCAATTTAAAGACTATGCGCCAAATGGTCTTCAAGTGCAGGGCACAGAACAGATTAAAACCATCGTAACAGGCGTTACTGCATGCCAAGCATTAATTGAACAAGCCGCGGCGTTAAATGCCGATGCAATTTTGGTGCACCATGGTTTTTTCTGGAAAAGTGAACCTGAAGTCATAACAGGAATGAAATACAATCGAATTAAAGCTTTAATGACCCACGACATTAATTTATTCGGCTATCATTTACCATTAGATGCGCATCTTACATTAGGTAATAATGCTGAACTTGCTAATAAACTGGGTTTAAATGACGTTGAAGTCTGTGCTGACATTCCCCAGAGTTTGCTATGGCAAGGGAAGTTACCTAAGCCATTAACTGCAGATCAAATGTGTGCTTTGTTATCAGATAAACTTAATAAAGAGCCGCTTCATATAGGTGATAAGCAAAAACTCATTTCATCATTAGCTTGGTGTACAGGTGGAGCGCAAGATTATATTGATCACGCGGCATTATTAGGCGTAGATGCATTTATAAGTGGTGAAGTGTCTGAGCGCACTTACCATTGCGCTATGGAACAAAACATCCATTATTTTGCGGCAGGCCATCACGCTACTGAACAATTTGGTATTCAAGCATTAGGTGAGCATCTGGCTCAGGAGTTTGGTGTAAAACATCACTTTATCGACATTGTGAATCCTGTGTAG
- a CDS encoding outer membrane lipoprotein, giving the protein MSIVSTSTLSAYDRNQAVPVEKVVYGQVESIKHVTETQLVEDRNLGWKTFGGALIGGVVGHQFGGGSGQDVATVLGALLGGAAANRYGNSTRTLEYQLIEMMINLDDGTQVMVIQDLDPGMTFVAGDEVRVVYLKGYVRVDIAM; this is encoded by the coding sequence ATGTCCATTGTTAGCACTTCTACCTTGTCAGCTTATGACAGAAATCAAGCCGTCCCAGTTGAGAAGGTTGTATACGGTCAAGTCGAGTCCATCAAGCATGTCACTGAAACTCAATTAGTTGAAGATCGTAATCTTGGTTGGAAAACCTTTGGCGGGGCATTAATCGGCGGTGTTGTAGGTCACCAATTTGGTGGCGGTTCTGGTCAAGATGTCGCAACAGTATTGGGAGCTTTACTAGGTGGTGCTGCGGCAAATCGATATGGTAATTCAACTCGAACTCTCGAATATCAGCTGATTGAAATGATGATAAATTTAGATGATGGAACCCAAGTGATGGTCATTCAAGACTTAGATCCTGGTATGACATTTGTTGCTGGCGATGAAGTCAGAGTGGTTTACCTTAAAGGTTATGTCAGAGTTGATATTGCAATGTAG
- the aat gene encoding leucyl/phenylalanyl-tRNA--protein transferase, which translates to MNSLSYLNHLPHFPDPKQALDDPNGLLAVGGDLSPQRLVEAYYQGIFPWFNDDDPILWWSPDPRAIFTPKAQPLNKSMKKYLRKTQWRYTINHAFADVIRACSEPRLTQQETWISTNIQEAYIQLHLLGKAHSIEVWDGNQLIGGLYGIAVGSVFCGESMFHRQTNASKAAFAILNQHIVKHGFKLIDAQIMNPHLENLGAQACPREDFLSSLKQLRNQVIDNKAWVAQEVCFEF; encoded by the coding sequence TTGAACTCACTGTCTTATTTAAATCATCTTCCGCATTTTCCAGATCCCAAACAAGCACTCGATGATCCTAATGGGTTACTTGCTGTCGGAGGTGACTTATCGCCACAGCGTTTAGTTGAAGCATACTATCAAGGGATTTTTCCTTGGTTTAATGATGACGACCCTATTCTATGGTGGTCGCCTGACCCTAGAGCTATTTTTACGCCAAAAGCTCAGCCACTTAATAAAAGCATGAAAAAATATCTACGTAAGACACAGTGGCGTTATACCATTAATCATGCCTTTGCTGATGTTATCAGAGCATGTTCAGAGCCTAGACTCACCCAACAAGAGACTTGGATTTCAACTAATATTCAAGAAGCTTACATTCAGCTCCATTTATTGGGCAAAGCTCATTCAATCGAAGTTTGGGATGGTAATCAGCTTATTGGTGGTTTGTACGGTATTGCTGTTGGGAGTGTGTTTTGTGGTGAGTCTATGTTCCATCGTCAAACTAACGCATCAAAAGCTGCTTTTGCCATACTCAACCAGCATATCGTCAAACACGGTTTTAAATTGATCGATGCACAAATTATGAATCCACACTTAGAAAACTTGGGCGCTCAAGCATGTCCTCGAGAAGATTTTTTATCTTCTTTGAAGCAATTACGTAATCAAGTTATCGATAATAAGGCTTGGGTAGCACAAGAGGTTTGTTTTGAGTTCTAG
- a CDS encoding arginyltransferase has translation MSSRSISVGISHPFDCNYIEGLKEQLLIIQESQLDSALFEQLLGMGFRRNGNSIYKPRCPSCSACQSIRVVVPEFKISKRQKRTLKNNQDLHWKVTHEVTDAHYTLYEKYIIGRHSDGPMYPPSENQYKDFLLCDWLKPTYIEVYQEDKLIGVAVTDVMNNSLSAIYSYFDPDYAKRSLGVYMILLQCELAQQLGKQFLYLGYQIDENRKMNYKRLYRPYQILTANGWQHIEKEPTL, from the coding sequence TTGAGTTCTAGAAGTATCAGTGTGGGTATTAGCCACCCTTTTGATTGTAACTACATCGAAGGGTTAAAAGAGCAGCTGCTTATCATTCAAGAGTCTCAACTTGATAGTGCATTGTTTGAGCAATTGCTCGGCATGGGTTTTAGACGTAACGGCAACTCGATATATAAACCACGTTGCCCTAGTTGCTCTGCCTGCCAATCCATTCGAGTTGTCGTGCCAGAATTTAAAATATCTAAAAGGCAAAAGCGTACACTTAAAAATAATCAAGATTTACATTGGAAAGTGACCCATGAGGTCACAGATGCCCATTATACATTATACGAAAAATACATCATTGGTCGTCATTCAGATGGACCTATGTATCCACCCAGTGAAAATCAATATAAGGATTTTTTATTGTGTGACTGGCTAAAACCCACGTATATCGAAGTGTACCAAGAAGATAAATTAATTGGGGTCGCCGTCACTGACGTTATGAATAACAGCCTATCTGCTATTTACAGCTACTTTGACCCCGACTACGCTAAACGCTCACTTGGGGTTTATATGATCTTATTACAATGTGAATTAGCCCAGCAGCTAGGCAAGCAATTTCTGTATTTAGGTTATCAAATTGATGAAAACAGAAAAATGAATTACAAACGTTTATATCGCCCTTATCAAATATTAACGGCAAATGGATGGCAACATATTGAAAAAGAACCCACGCTATAG
- the infA gene encoding translation initiation factor IF-1: MAKEDNIEMQGTILETLPNTMFRVELENGHVVIAHISGKMRKNYIRILTGDKVTVQLTPYDLSKGRIVFRAR; encoded by the coding sequence ATGGCGAAAGAAGACAACATTGAAATGCAGGGCACAATCCTTGAGACCTTGCCAAATACAATGTTCCGCGTTGAACTTGAAAATGGTCATGTTGTGATTGCACACATTTCTGGCAAGATGCGCAAAAACTACATCCGTATTTTAACGGGTGATAAAGTTACGGTTCAGTTGACTCCTTACGATTTAAGTAAAGGTCGTATCGTCTTCCGCGCACGTTAA